aatcaaCAAATAATAATCAGTTTCACTTGGAGCCAGGTTTGTTACCTGACTCccacaacaaccccccccccccactccaccaccatgctacaatatatatgaactatttatttttgttttgtcttccCTGCACAGACGGCCCGTGTGAGAAATGCTGCTGCTCGTCTCTTCCCTCCACTCCGCCTCCTATGATCAGTGACTTAATGAACGATGAAGACTTGCTGTACAAGCTGCAGCTAAAGCTAGACACCCACCACCCCACCGTCAAAAACTGGAGGAACTTTGCCAGCAAGTGGGGCATGAGCTACGACGAGCTGTGCTTCCTGGAGCACCGGCCACAGCAGAGCCCCACCCTGGAGTTCTTGTTGCGGAACAGCGAGAAGACAGTGGAGCAGCTGATAGACCTCTGCAAGCTCTACAAGAGGATTGACGTCCTTAAGGTGCTGCAGCTCTGGGTTGAAAAAGACTGGCCGAAGAGATGGCACCAAACCTATTAGCTAGCTAGTAGCTCACCCTTGTTTGTGATCTATAAACTTCAGGTCAATTGTTGGcgtcttgcttgtttttttggttcGTTTGTTTTTAGTCCCAAACTTTAAAAATAGAATttctacttttttatattaaccAGGAGGGGGGATTCTGGACAGATATTTCCCATCTGCACTTATTAAAGTGTATGAAACCATGAAAAACATCAGCTGACTATGGTTTCCATTGGTCTTGCTATTCAATGCCTATACtaaattttacagtatttaagttttagtttttttttttttttcatgttgattAAAACAGTAGTGTTACTGGGCTCAGCTTCCTATTGGGGGTAATAAAAACAAGCCAAGGATGGTTGTTTCTATGGTACAAAATGTAGGCTGCTGTGCTACAGCAGTACTGTAGTATTTTTCCACCATTTGGTTAGTTCAGTGCTACCTTTTCTGATTTGGGCCAAGCTGTAAGACACAGTCAGGGACTCTTATCAGAAAGCAGTACCCGGGACATGTATTGAATCGGCTTTCTACATGTACCGTGTGGTATGTAATTTGAAACGTTTGTAAAGACAGGAAGGCATTGATGAGACTACACTGCATCTTGTCTTTCTGTAGCGATGTGGACGAAAATGTGAGCTTTAATGAAGGGGTGCACAGGATCAGACGGTGACACAGAGTGACTGTGAAAGAACCAATAGCTGCTCTTGTCCTTTCTCTGCCTGCAACTGTAAATACCAGGCATTAAAGTTTAAAGCGAACTACAGTAGGGTAAGTGGGGCaaaaaatgtttatgaaaatgaatgtacagtaatgcaaaaatataaatatattttaagtagGGGATTTTAGCATTACTTTTGATGATTGTAAACTTTTCCTGTTTTTGCTAGCTTTGTGTCTAATTTCTATTGTCCGCAGTAACATTTTGCATTTACCACTTAATGGTGCTTCCTTGAAATGCACCCTTCTCCTCATTCAGTGTATGCAGGTTCACAACTCTACAGTTCTGAGTTCAATTAAATATTCTCCATGGCACCATGGATATCATACCTATACGCATAActtagtgtttgtgtgtgattcTTACTCATGCCTAAGCTGGTCTTATTCCTGCTGACCAGCGTGCAATATCCTGTAATTTTCATTAAGAACATGGATGGAAACAATTGATAAAGAAATAATGACTCTGAGCAAGCCATTGGATCAGCAATTCTACAATGAAGAGCTGTCAGTAGGTGTTCTTTTCCTGCATCAAACTgcctgacagacacacacacacacacacacacacacacacacacacacacacacacacacagcacgttTTCCAAGTAAACAACATCAACATCTGAACAATGCATTCGTGGAAACCATTGCtgactttatttagttttaagttTTACATCCATAGCAACACAGTACCGGGGCCAGCCTGATCTTGTGTGATGGGTTGACAAGAACACATTTCTGCTGATTCCTTCatccatgtacagtatatacctcATTTTATATTTGGTAAAtgaaagatgcaaaaaaaaaatgttttcatgtttatctATGCTGTGTATAATTCTTGAGATGGCTTAAGACATGGTTACCAAGACTAGACTCATCTTAGGACTGGTGCTTTAGATTTAAGACTAAGGGAAGAAGACCCTTCTTCGCACAGTGTGGTGAGGATTGGTGGAATGGGCTacccagtcatgttgttgaggcagaatcacttggatcctttaagagcTAACTTGACAAATTAGCTACTAGGAAATAGgcaagcttagatgggccaaatggcctctcattcgtacattttcttatgttctttattgAGCCCCTCCTTCCCAACCCACAACCCCTTGCTTTCATTTCACAAAAAAGGTGCTTATTTAAATTCAAGATGAATTTGTGATGCTTTAGGAGAAACtgcaactttttttccccccaaggcATGACTCCATAAGTGTTCCCAGGGTTTCAAGACAAGGCAGAGGATCATTTGTTTTGTGCATCCATATTACAGAACTGGCAGAACATCGCTTAAGATTCatccacacatgctgtggctTGTCTAGATGAAGTAGAATGTAAGATTTTCTACGGGCACAGAACAAGCCGTGGGGAACACAAGGTCGCAGTGAAAGAAATTGAGTGTTAACATCACCTATTGATGCCATTCTGTCTGTGTGAGTAAGCTGAGGCctcaacacacacatttttataacagCCCTTAGttaattaaccatgtgatatTCACATATAGGCCTCAACAGCACACCCAATAgcaactgtttcttttttttcttttgcataatTGTGTTcctgtgctgtgttctctgccTGTACCAACAAGTAGGGACTTTATGCCACTGCCAACCCTGTATAAACCCTAAAGTGTGGACTTGACCAatgtaagtaaaaataaaaaaaaaataggcctgTCTTCTTTAATTCCTAAAAGTCCTGACCTCCCCAACCCCCATAAATAAGAGAAGGATATTATTGTAAACTTATTATTGTATCTTGGTGAATCAATTTTGCATCAGTACTTCTAAATGTGGTTGAATGTACTTGTTAAGAAACCTGGAGTTCTCAAGCTTGACAttaattcaaaaatgtaatatttagtgGTTTGGGGCTATAAATTTCAATTTGTATTGTTCTGATCCTCATACTTTTTCTTCAGTCGCTCATTGTGCCAGAGATGAAAATgtttagtgttttgaaaatggGATAATCTTGTAATATTTTCACTCTGGTATCAATTTcagacagaaagaaaacaaatcagtaaAGGATTTTGACCAAAGGATTCCTGTCGTTTAtcgtttttggggttttttgtggggttttttttttttgtttgttttttgtggttatGGGCCTATATTTCTTCTAATTTCTGTGGGGATATTGACAGCATACAAAAAAATCATatgttttaaaagccttttttacAATGCTACAAACTCTGATGAGCTGATTGTATTCTGTTTTATGCAtgaatgtactttaaaatacACTGCCATATAAATGTTTGCTGAGTGCTAATCATTTCACGACTggcctgtgaaaaaaaaagataatttaatcTGTCCTTAAGCCAATTCCTGTAACTACAGGTCTTGTATAATCATGTTTTGGATGATCATTAATTACCATGCCTGAAATGTGTAAATACTTTGGTAATGGAAGATAAGTGGTAAGATATGCATGTCACTGAATACACTCATAACCCTCTGCATGCTTGGCTTGCTCACTTGTCTTTGAAAACATGTATCCTCATGAAAACAGATATCTGAACTGGGCTTTTCTGTCAGCCTAAACAAAAGAGAAGTCCAGACTTTTAGGCAACTAAGCAATTTTCAACATGTGAAAACCTGGGAGTGGATTAAGTGGTTGGTCATTAAAACAGTCTTCAAAAACTGTTTGTGTTGTGGGTCCAAATACTAATTTCAGAAGAAAATATACACAAGAgaaactactttaaaaaaaaaaaaaaggttttattgaataCCATTGTTAAAGACATGAGTGTTTCACATATACAAAAACCCAACACAAGCATTTcccttcattttaaatatattgtgctaCTATGAGGCACTTTTCACATATATTTAACTCCTGAATTAAAATTTGATTGTATTCTCTGTGAATCTGTTATTGACTAGTAGTAAAAAAATTGCTAACAATCTTCAAGAATAAATATCAAATTTAACTTAATATCAAACACATATATACCTTATTAATCCTTCATTGATAGTGTGAATGAAATTGTATATGATTGGGATACATTTCAGACATACAGAAGATACATTTCAGACATACAGAAAAGTATTACTTATTTACATTACTACCAGCACTCAATCTTATGTATTATACATTACTACCAGCACtcatttgaatatataattatattatattatatatatatatatatatatatatatatatatatatatatatatatatatatatatatatatatatatataggaggtCAACACAAGTAGAAAATCCGGAACCGGGTACCCAGATCTTTTtcaggtaatgattaaaaaaaaaaaacgacatatATTGGTGTTTTAAgtacatgatacatatttaaatactatatagttcACACACATtcagtcccttcagatctgtagacttgtgtaacctttttcacgagtggaaacatcaaaataacaatattaccttcattgctcatttcttgtaaagacacCAACATGTGAATTTTGTTCATCGCGTTTTTGTTTTGGCGCTCGTCGGGGCGGGGGATTTAACAACAGCAGTTTGGTGAATCAACATGGCTGAGGATATTGCTGCTGCTTGCAAGACTGCGGTTGACTCGTGCGAAGATGATCGCACACTATTAGACTGGTGAGAAAGGTGATGATGCCATTGACTGTCAAATAACAAAGTGCATTGAAATTAAATTGTGCAAGAAACCAAATGTCCAAGGATATGTTCAAGACATTGTGACTTCAAAATTAACTGAAGCTTATTGAACTTAAAGCCTTATTATCTCTGTTACGGTTTAGTTGTCTTTAACCGATTAATATAGGGACATTAGGTTACATTAAAATCAAATGTAGAAAGCAACTACTctgcatttgtaaatatttataaatattactatattaatagatacactttcaaatacagtAAGCCATGATTTTGCAACTTTATGacatatttgtttgaagtataaaagaacaaataacatACACATcttgttctttctttctctcttctcaTATCTAATTCTTGTTCACCAGaacaacacagacctgaatggcTCCACTGTAGATGTGCatgtgccctatcagccacaggggttgctggtgcatgcTGAACTGGGGATTGCCCTTCTGATCTAAGCCCTCCATACCTGGGCAGCACTCAGCCAAATTGtgcctaggaacccctggtcacagttggcaatgacatagcctggatttgaacctgcaatctccaggctatagggtgcaccctgcactccacacaaATGTGCcgttactggatgcaccactcaggagcccccttgtttattttttatagtcaacctttagAAATATCTAGTGGCACACATGCACCTAAGTACATTTGCACAAGCAAATTTTTTTTATCGCATATGCAACCAAATTAGTCACACTGTAGAGCCctgttatgttattttgtttccaatttagttcctgagaatagtcgccgcatttattattattgaggtgtacttgctgctctctgtgtgttattgttttctgcaaaacactgatatcctgtcagctttatatatatatatatatatatatatatatatatatatatatatatatatatatatatatataattatatagtagTCGATTccgaaataacaaaataacaaaatgtcaacattttctcATTAAAATAAGACAATAAAAAGGATTTATGTAACAGCTTAAAGTACTggtaatatatatttacaaaaaaaggaaaaaaaatgttatctttaAAAATCTTTTCAATGTTAGGTTTAGGCAGATGGGATTTGACCATCATATGCCATTTGAAAATGTACAGAGGATGACCAATCACTAGACAAATGACAAGTCACGTTCTGACAAACGTAATTTGGAGGACGTAGATGGAGATGTTGGTGATACACTGCCTTCCGTGGTTATATCTGCAGAACCTTTCTTATTGCCAAAACCGAAGAAATCTGAAAAGCTAAAGGAATTTGATGTGTCATCTTGAACAACATCAGTACTACTACTAAACCTTGGAAGTGAATTCTTGTCTATGACTGTACTGTCAACTTTAGCTTTAGGTGCAGCCTTGTTTACTTTAAATGTACCCCTTGTAATTTGACCATCTGCACTA
The Polyodon spathula isolate WHYD16114869_AA chromosome 5, ASM1765450v1, whole genome shotgun sequence DNA segment above includes these coding regions:
- the edaradd gene encoding ectodysplasin-A receptor-associated adapter protein, translating into MASLTHFEERVSFGHIIRGPVEDTDPSSFSSEMSLQSKYPVQDTGTPKDALDEVTLQLASVNLISQPGRIRQPEDNESQYIYSGHISTDDGPCEKCCCSSLPSTPPPMISDLMNDEDLLYKLQLKLDTHHPTVKNWRNFASKWGMSYDELCFLEHRPQQSPTLEFLLRNSEKTVEQLIDLCKLYKRIDVLKVLQLWVEKDWPKRWHQTY